Proteins from a single region of Allocatelliglobosispora scoriae:
- the rpmE gene encoding 50S ribosomal protein L31, translating to MKSGIHPQYDVTTVTCSCGNTFTTRSTAKNGQIHAESCSECHPFYTGKQRVMDTAGRVAKFQAKYAKVGKK from the coding sequence ATGAAGTCCGGAATTCACCCGCAGTATGACGTGACGACCGTCACGTGCTCCTGTGGCAACACCTTCACGACCCGCAGCACGGCCAAGAACGGCCAGATCCACGCCGAGTCGTGCAGCGAGTGCCACCCCTTCTACACGGGCAAGCAGCGTGTCATGGACACCGCCGGCCGCGTGGCGAAGTTCCAGGCGAAGTACGCCAAGGTCGGCAAGAAGTAG
- the prfA gene encoding peptide chain release factor 1 translates to MGSNDRLAALLAEYDELEKTLADPAIHADQNAARRVGRRFAELTPIHKTATELAQARADLIAAKELVELDPDFAVEADAIEARMPELEENLAELLMPRDPNDAKDVILEIKAGEGGEESALFAGDLLRMYMRYAERRGWVIELLDSQESDLGGYKDVAIAVKTKGVPEGGFGIWSRLKWEGGVHRVQRVPVTESQGRIHTSAAGVIVTPEAEETEIEIDMSDLRIDVYRSQGAGGQSVNTTDSAVRITHIPTGTVVTCQNERSQLQNKDRAMRMLRAKLAQYAEEQAAAAASDARKAQIRTVDRSERIRTYNYPQNRITDHRIGYTAYNLDLALGGDMDGVFDALTAADRAARLTGETELTRQ, encoded by the coding sequence ATGGGCTCGAATGACCGCCTCGCGGCGCTGCTCGCCGAGTACGACGAGCTGGAGAAGACCCTCGCCGACCCCGCCATCCACGCCGACCAGAACGCCGCCCGTCGCGTGGGCCGCCGGTTCGCCGAGCTGACCCCGATCCACAAGACCGCCACCGAGCTCGCCCAGGCCCGCGCGGACCTGATCGCGGCGAAGGAGCTGGTCGAGCTCGACCCGGACTTCGCCGTCGAGGCCGACGCGATCGAGGCACGCATGCCCGAGCTCGAGGAGAACCTCGCCGAGCTGCTGATGCCGCGCGACCCCAACGACGCCAAGGACGTGATCCTGGAGATCAAGGCCGGTGAGGGCGGCGAGGAGTCGGCGCTCTTCGCCGGCGATCTGCTCCGGATGTACATGCGTTACGCCGAGCGCCGCGGCTGGGTCATCGAGCTGCTCGACTCGCAGGAGTCGGACCTCGGCGGCTACAAGGACGTGGCGATCGCGGTCAAGACCAAGGGCGTCCCCGAGGGCGGTTTCGGGATCTGGTCCCGGCTGAAGTGGGAGGGCGGCGTGCACCGCGTGCAGCGGGTGCCCGTCACCGAGTCGCAGGGGCGCATCCACACCAGCGCCGCCGGCGTCATCGTCACGCCGGAGGCCGAGGAGACCGAGATCGAGATCGACATGAGCGATCTGCGGATCGACGTCTATCGGTCGCAGGGCGCGGGCGGCCAGTCCGTCAACACGACCGACTCCGCCGTGCGCATCACGCACATCCCGACCGGCACGGTCGTGACCTGCCAGAACGAGCGGTCCCAGCTCCAGAACAAGGACCGCGCGATGCGCATGCTCCGGGCAAAACTCGCCCAGTACGCCGAGGAGCAGGCCGCTGCCGCCGCCTCCGACGCCCGCAAGGCCCAGATCCGCACGGTGGACCGGTCCGAGCGCATCCGCACCTACAACTACCCGCAGAACCGGATCACCGATCACCGGATCGGCTACACGGCGTACAACCTGGATCTGGCGCTCGGCGGGGACATGGACGGGGTCTTCGACGCGCTCACCGCCGCCGATCGCGCCGCCCGCCTCACCGGCGAGACCGAGCTCACCCGTCAGTAA